The Penicillium digitatum chromosome 6, complete sequence genome contains the following window.
CCGGTGGAATGGTATGTACCTGTGTGGCTCTCCGATGATATTGCCGGACACTACAATGAAATAAATTCGCAAGTAGTTCCAACCTGCCCTCGaataacttttttttttcaactttGTTCAACAACACTCCAACCTAGACACGCATGTGTGACTGCAACACAACTAGTCACCAAGCTGCTATCTTTATATTCCATGCCGTGCAAAATTCAGTGCTTGCCATGTTGAACCAATTATCATCAGAGGCTATGCAGCAAAGAAACCAACAAACGGTCTAAATAGAGGTAATGTTCTTGTTGGAGATTTTTATCTTACGCAATAAAGCAAAGCTCGGCGTGAGTAAAAGATATATCAACAGATCATGTATCGATTCACCATCAACAATATTCGGTACTACAAAGGCTAGAACAATCAGAAGGAAAGCTCGGCTGAAAGGAGCTCACAGCCCTCCGGATGTCCAACACAATCTTCTACCCTCCGGATGTTCAATGTAACCCACCTTCCTATAGCTATTGGGTCTCTGATGTGATACATACAAGGTACCTCGGGCTAGAGATATTTCGAGCCACAGCCCAGTACAACCCAATACccattgggggggggggggggggggggggtaaaTGCTTTAGGCCGATTAGGCTAATGCATTCCGTTGTTTGGAATCAAGACGCCTTGTGGTGATGTCGACCTTTTGTTTCAACTTTATTCAGTGCCGATATCACAGGAAATAGAGGTGAGTAATGAGGCCCAAAAGCAAGAGAACAACAAATTACCACCAGAAATTAGACTATGGCTTACAAACGTTATAATAGGTAGCTGGAGGTGATATTTGGGTATAAGTCTCCTCCAAAACTACGCAGTCACATTTTCCTGATTGTTCCAAAGACGCTTTTTGATACAAAAAAACCTTCCATGCTGTATGAATACTCACAAGTTCCAACCAGGAGCAGCAGACAACTTTTGGTCAACATGGACAGCGAATGGTTTCGAGGCCAAGTTTTCTTTCTCACTGGAGCAACTGGAAATCTTGGCAGTTGTCTGTTATACAAGTTAGCGGTTCAACTTCCAACCGCCAAAATCTTTGTGCTAGTGCGGGGGTCTGTCCAAAAAGCAATTGAAGCATGGGAGAAGTCGATGCCAGAGCAAGTGGAAGAGATTGTCACCACTTGCAAAGTCCAATTCTTTCTCGGTGATATGACCCAGCCTAATCTCGGTCTTTCAACTGACAACTTGTTACGGCTACAAAATGAGGCCACAGCCGTGATCAATGCTGCTGGTGACATTGCATTATCACGAGATCTGGCAGAGACTATACCAATCAATTGCACTGCTCATCGTACACTGGTTTCTCTACTAGACAGTTTCACACATTTACAGCGCTTCCTTCACATTTCAACTACATACGTCGCCAGCTTTCTGCCTGATGGCGTGGTCAAGGAACAAATCTACCCTCTATACGAAGACCCGGTAGAGGAACTAGGAAAAATCCTTGTCACAGGGAAATCGTCCTATACCACACAATTTGCGGCTCCCTATGCATTGGCCAAACACCTGGCTGAACGGTTGCTTCTGGGTGGCAATCACGAATTCCCCATCCTCATTGTGCGACCATGCCTCATATCACCAGCTGTTGCGGAGCCCTACCCGCTCTACGGCAGCGATGGTGCCATACCCGTACATTCCTTCATCCAGATGCTCCTAAGAGACTCAGAATATGGGCCTCTGAAACTCGAGCAGACACTGCCTTCACACGCAGCCTGTAATGAGATCCCAGTTGACCTCGTGGCGCGGACTTGTCTCGCTCATGTTGCTGAGGGAACGACAGGTGTGGTCCATGCTAGCGCTGACCTGTACGTCTCCTGGTCAATTGGAGAGTTGCTCGAGCGAATGCGCCGCCACGCGCCAGAGGGAGCGGTCAATCAGGTGCGCAAGGCTGGGATCGACCACGGAGAAGTCACGGCTCCTGAGTTTTATACCATGATCCAGCAATTTGCCCGGGACTGGAAGATCGAATGTACGCGATCTGCTCACTTGAAATACGTGGCTGGTCCGTTGGGACTTGACCTTGGCGATCATGACCCAGAGAGATTCTTTAAACTTCGTATCGAGCGATTGGCCAAGAATCTTTTTGAAAGACTGGAAAGTGCTGGTGCGGCAAGGAACAAGGTGTATCCGAATCTCTCTTGAAAAGTGATGTCTTGGTGTTGGTGGTAGAAATACAATGGTCTGTTAATGCCCAAGGCTCCCGAGAAGGTGGCCCTATCTGGGTTCCCTAAGGCCTTGCGCCTCAGAGTTGGTTCTTTTGGTATCTGGTTTCGAAAGGCTCATTGCAGAGTTGCGCTACGCTAAGATTTTCATTTGAAGGGAAGAGCCATTACGATGTATAATACCGGAATGGACTCCTTAATGGGTAGAAGTGTCAGTTGTACGTATGGTTCACAGTATGTTGCATATCCCAAGTCTTGTTCCAGTGCATAAGGAGGGAGGTCCCATCCCCGACTGAAGCGATACCCCACGGGCGAACGTGTTAAACAAGAGCCAGCCAGAGCTTGGGCTGTAAAATCCACACCTTCAATCCTGCCAGCTATTTTAAATGAAAAACTTGATCCATGTCTCTTTTTATTCCAAGACAAGGTCCATCTCTATCCATCCGGTACCAGACTTGTCATAGTACTGACAAGATGATCATTAACTTAATAAATCGAAGAGAATAAATATGATGATCTAAATTTTCATCGGTAGATTGCGTTAGAATATGTACAAGATAAAACTTTACGCCAAGGAACttttaaaaaaacaaaaaggagGCTCTGAGCCTCGCAGCGCCACTGGTGGCAGTAGTTGAAGTAGTCTCAGAGGTAGACCGAACTGGCGTGGCGGCTGTCATCGCTGCAGTTGGCGTCGAGGTCTTAGAGATAGCCGCTTTGTTGCTAATTAGGCTAGTTGAAAGGGCGCTGTCAGCGATGTCGGTGGTCGTCGAACTTGCGCTCGTGCCAACGGAGCTCACATCGCTTCCACCGTCGCCGCATTGAACCACAGTTTCCCAACCACCAGCAAAGGTATCCTCCCAGTAGGAGGATTGGTTCCCAAGAGCAAAATAACTGAAGAAATATGCCGAACCAGGTTGTTCGTGTGCGTTTTGGAAAAACTTCACTGCACACTCGTCGCTACATGGAAAATCGGTTTGGGCCCAATCGTCGCTCGTGGGATAGGTCAAGTGGCAGTAATCAGACCTGCCAGGAAATAAGCACATACACTCTGGGAAAATCACTATGATCAGAACTCACCCGATTTGGGCACAAGATTGGCCGTAATTGTACTGGAAAACCTCGCCCACGGTGGCCACGGGAGCTTGGTAAACATACGTGCTCCCGCTGGCAATCCCGGCTAGATCGCCATCCTTGTCGCACGCAGCCTTGACACCCGTGATGTACTGGGATAATGAATCACTACATGTGGTGGTGCACATGGCCTGCAAGTCTGAAGATTGCGGGTTGAAGTCAGGATCCATAGACGCCACGATCTTGAGGAGGGTTTCATCGCAGTTGATGCTGGTGCTATAGGCGTCCTTGCAAGCCTGTGACGTCGTGTCTGCTAGGTCCTTGGTTGTGTAGTCCCAGCTGGGACCAGAAGTATTGAGACTGAAGGTAGCAGCTGCCTGGCCCAAAGCAACAGACAACGAGAATAGGCGAAAGATCATGATTGTGACGGCCATTTTTCTGAGAATTGGAAAACGAGGATAAGAAGAGTTAAAGCAATTGTTTTAAATAGCAAGAGATGAGAGGTGAAGGGTAAGAGGGGTGGTGTCtttgacaaaaaaaaacccccccacTGCAAGCCAGAATTATTTAGGGTTCACTGCCAAGTCTTTGGGGATGAAAATGGCCCCCAAATTTTCAGGGGCAGTTCAGCCTCAAGACCCACCAAATCCGACGGAGGCTGTCGATGAAGCCAAATTCTTCTACATAAATGATGAGATTCCTACAAAGAACAATGTATTCAACAAGAAGCGCCAACACTTTACCATCCGTTCAAGCTCACCTGGTCAGGGTCCTCTTTAATCAAGAAACGCGGAGAGAAAACGGAATGCAGTATCAATTAGTTCAGGTCAGTCCCTCATCAGCTATGGAGGGCTGCGCCACGCTCTTCGACTTCGCTCAGTATGAGTGGACTCTCGGATGGACACCTGCAAGCCGGTTTCTAGTGCTACGCGCACATGAACCTGTGTGGTGTGATTCTCCCCAATTGCGTGGAGAGTGTAGTCCTCCCGCTGGAGATCCGGTCCTCGCCATCCCGCAGGCTTCCTCGAAAGAAGCGCAGGAGCATGTCATCTTCGACCTCGGTTTGCAAGAAGGGTCGCACGTCCGCTGACTAATTAAACGGTTTGTCTTTACGCGAAGGCTTGCGACCTTTGCTGTCGTCGAACGCGGTTCTTGGAACTGAGGGAGGTGTCTGATGATACGCGTCCGTTCTCAGAATAGTGGAGTCGGCTTTTATAAGAGGTGCAGTATTGACTTGAGCAGCACCCACCTGCTATGCTGCCTATTAAGACTATAGAGATGAGCAGCGGGTGGATCTTTCCAAGGATTCTTTTTTGCGCAATGAACGGCTATTTCCAGCAATCAGCTGTATCTCGCTGTGTCTATGATGATGCTTGATATGAGGCCTGCTGAGAGGGGACCGCCTCCTTCCAAGCCACAATTTGTGTCTATTTGCCATGCTCGCAGGCTTTGTGGAATTTCCTCGACAAATACTCGTGGCGGGGATTTTAGTCATGCCGTTCATCTGCTTTAGATTTCGGGGAAGATTCCAAGCCATCATAGTGAGCTTATTTAGGTTGCAAGGCTGTTCAATATCAAATAGAGTGCACGACTGGGTGGGGTGCTTTGTGGCGACCCAAAGATCTTGAGAGGGCTTGGAGGTATGAACCGGGGATAATCTCCGGTTTGATTGGAGGGTTTTCGGATGATACAGTTCCAATTCTTTGACGGTTCAGTATATTACAATTGCTCCGACGAGGTTGTGACCCTACGATATTTGAACCCCAATTCAACGACCGGCAAGCAACATGCGAGAAAAGGTCACACAAACTGTGAAATTGGTGTTATACATTGTAATCAAGCGATGCACCGATCCGAGGCCCTCTCCGAGCTCGAGTCAGTCCAAATTACTTGCAACACAAGACAAGATCTGTCTCGACAAAGCCCAATCGACCAGTCATACTTCAAATCCACACATGTCTCAATCAAACCACTGAATTATAACGATATAGCAGCCGGCTGGACCGCAGTTGGAGAGTGCCGACCTTGCTTCTGAGAGCTATGGTCCCAAAGGCTAACTGGTATATTCTGATCAAAGGTTTCTTTTGCCATCGCATTCTTTGTTCCCCTTATTCTCCCGAACTGTGAATGGTGTACTTTTTGTCTTCTTCGCTGCTTTCCTTGCCTCCGGTATTGTCTGATTTTGGATCTTCCTGCCTAGGACCAAGGGCGCGTCTCTGAAAGATTTAGATCGCGTTTTAAGATCAAACTAGGCGATCAGGATGCTGAGCTTTACAAGAAGGGTAGCGCGATTTCTGCTTGACTTCGTTCCTCGTGTTCCTACATCGCAGTAATTTGAAACGGTTTAAGCGGGTTCTAGAACAATGGGTTTTGGCTCAACATTGTACTTGGTCACAATTTGAATGTTGACAAAGTTACTTCCGGTGCAGATTTGTCGTTTCCTTCCTGTCAAGCACATATTGGGGCCATCGAACTCTCGATGTGATGATGAGGAATAGTGAAACCAACTACAAGTTGTTATTTCGTGGTCACAGATGGGGGGATGCAGGTCCAGTCGAAATGCTGTGCAGACTGTACAACGACCCTGAACATGTGAATAAAGAAATCGAACAAAGCACACGTGGAGCTCTGCGAGAAACTCGAAGCCACGAATACGTCCACCCGGGAAAGCTTTAAAGAATGCAACGGACAACATCAGATGCAATCTCTGACGTGGAATTTTTTGATGTTTCGTTCAGTGCGAATAGTTTCTGGCTCAGCATGGGATTGTCTCACTTGGGCCGTAATTGAACAACATTAGCGGATACTGTGGATGGACTCGGGGCATAAAAAGGGAGCAAATGCCAGTCTCGAGAAAACATAACCTTGGGCTTATGCATGTATCTCCATCTACAAGGAGACTATCCTTCTCGGAGCAGCGCTGGTGGGAGAGGGAATCATCTAGAATAATGAGACCCTGTCAATTACTAAATTAAGCATACGGTGAACCCTTGGTTAGACGGACGAACTGCCGAATGTAGAAGCGAAGGCCTCTCTCAAAAAAGCAGCCCTCAGTATGAGTTTGGACGGGGAGTTTGACATGCAATGTTTTGTCTGGTTGACAGATTCCTTTTTTTGAATATCAACAAATTTGTCGAGTCATTTCCAATGCCTTCTAACCATGGACCGGTCTACTCTACACGATGTCTCATGTAAAGTTTCGAATGACAAACCGAGAAGATCGAGGCGGTTCAAGTAGTATGGAATCTGGCGCGATACGAGGAatttgacgatgaaaccgaTACTATGATTTCATTATTATACTCAAAACGCGGTTTCTCATAGATAATAGTTACCGGGTTTACATCCTCTCGTTTATTCCTTCATTCTATATCATATGCAAAAGGAATACTCTGCATAGCCCCTCGCCGCTGAACACACAGAGCAGAAGCAGCATTCGCCTTCGAAACCGCCCGCTCAATCTCATCATCAAACGCCACCAGGCCCCGTCCCGAGGCCAAGAAACGCGCTACAGCAGTCGCGAAGTACCCAACAAATGTATCCCCCGCCGCAGTAGTATCAACAACCTTGGCAACCTTAATCCCAGCAACAATACCAGCGCGACCCGTCTTGGTCGAGAAATAAACACCCTTCGCGCCCAGTGTAATAAGAACAATCTCAACGCCCGCACGCTCATGGAACCGCGGCGCAAACTCCTCAGGCCGTAAATCATCCCCCTCAACAACATCCCCAACAGGAAGACCGTCAATCGACCGCGCCATCTGGACAACCTCCGTCTCATTCATGATCAGCACAGCAGTCCCGCGCAGCGCGGAGAGCGGAATCCCCTCCGGAAACACGGGCGCGGGATTGAAAACCACTTTCGCACGGTCCTCGGCAGAAACGTCATTGAAGTACTCCAGCAAGCCCAGTGTCGTGGAGCGCGGGATCTCGCCCTGCAGCACGACGACGTCGGGAGTAGACCTGTGACTCGGTAGCGCAGCGAGGATTTTTCCGACATCACTGAGAATTCCAGAATGGTTGGCGCCTGGGACGACGAGTATCCTGTTCTCGCCGCCGATAGCTTCTTCCACAATTATGGTTGCCGAGCCCGTCTGCGCGACGGTCGATTGTTCGACGGATGTTGTGTCGACGCCGGATTTCTCGAGTGCCGGTTGTAGGAGGGTCGTGTAGTATGGGTCTTCGGCGCCGACGGCACCGATCATGTTGATGGAGACATCTTGGGTTGTTTGCGATGTGAAGGAGGAGCGACCGCAGGCTACGGCTTGGTTTCCGCCTTTGCCGCCTGCTGAGACCGTGAGGGAGGTTGCTGTGAGAGTTTCGCCTGGTCCTGGGCAGCGCGGGGTTGCTGTTACGAAGTCGATGTTTAGGGAGCCAATTACGCTGATTTGAGGTTTTCTCGAGGAGGATGGGGTTTGGGTTGGGATTGTGGTGGCCATCTTGGTAGGTTGTGGTGCGTTTCGGCTTTTTGCCTTTGGGATGTTTAGGAGGTTGGATGGGGGCTTGTGCAGATTCGATTGAATTGATAGATGTAGAGAGTTTGATTGTATCAATATGTGTTGCGCCGCATGACCGTCGGGTTCTGGGCATTCGGCATGCCACCCCAGGTCCGAGGCCTACGCATAGGCCATGCTAGTTCTGAATAGGCTAGCGTCAACTGACTAATCTATCCAGATACAGACCAGTGCGGAAATTGCTGACTAACACTGGGAGTTTCCGTATTCAGGCGGTGCATTACCCCGGAATTCGTTGAATCAAGCTACCTATTTTGATACAGAGTGTTGGAATTAACTAGGTTGCGATTGTGTCGAGAAAGGCTTCAGCCACTATTCTAACAGAGAGACTACGGATTCTCGAAATCAGCTTCTGTTGGTTGATAGTTACCTCCCACTCTTTTCATCCGCCTGGTACGAGGCCAATTCTGGCCTCTGCCCCTGTCCAGTTGAATTAACCCGTTGGGATATCGAGCATGTCCTGGTCACTAATTTTAAAGCGGGTTTTACATATTAAGTTGCGGTGATAGTCCACATAGACCAACAGTGAGCGCTCGGTCTCGCCTCCTGGTAGATAATCACCACCTGAAGCGCACACACATCACGCTGGAGATCATAGCCGTAGATTAAATCTTTGCGAGGGGTTAGAATTGTACAAACACCGATACCACTTGGTATTAGTTGCTCCAGCGGATGACAAACTCTCACCTGATCACAAATTGTAAGGGCAAGTTGCTTTAACATGGTAACTCCATAAGAATATACGTACACGTAAAATAGTCTCAACCTCGATTTTTTTAACCCTTCGACTTGATAGAAGAATGCTGGGGGGTATTCATAGGGATCAAAGGGATTATTGGTATCAACCCTCGTGTGGATCATTAATTACACGATGGTAGATGAATACCCCCACAATATGTATACATATATATCGTTTTTCATTCTTTAGACACCTTTTACACCTCTACATTACGTGTTTGAGATAATTGGTAGTGGCCAGTTGATCAAACCTGACCGTGACCCAAGCTAGTCCAAGGGTTAAGAAAAACCGACAGTAGTGTATACAGGGTGCAAGTCTCTTTTGTATGAAGTTGCCACCATAGAGATAGATACAGGGAACACGGAGGACGCAAAAGTCCAAACTCCCGTGAGACCCACCTAGTGCACCGTCCGTATCTCGGCTCTACCGCCTACCAAACGCTCACCAAGGGCACAACGCGCCCAAGATATCTGAAGCACCCGTTAGAAATCAGCTCGTGAGTTTCAAGGCTGGTTTCTATCAAGTAAGGCAGTCTTTGGCATGACAAGTAGGCCATAATAGCGACCCGGCGAATCTTGGATAGTAAATTCGACCAGCAGAATCCCAAATGATCGTGTGCCGGGACCATGGGTGTTTATACTTGTGCGTAGTCAACCTGTTTAATTTTACAATTTGTGACCTGGTGAAGATTTTTTTTATCCGTTGAGAAACAATACCGAGAAATGTTGGTGGGCTTTGCGCAACCAACCTTGATTCATTTGCagaaaaaagaccaaaaagaaaagaaacgacAGCTGGAGGATTCGAACCTCCGCCTCCTAAGAGAATTGATTTCGAGTCAATCGCGTTAGACCACTCCGCCAAACTGCCCTTGTTGATGTCTAGGTATCTTAGATTAAAAATATATCAGAACGTGACCTGCGAGAAGAATCGGCTGCAGATGTTTTAAAGAACCATAGAGATCTAGCTAATCTGCTTATAGAAAATACTCCGGCTAAGATTCACAATTGGATCACTTTCATATCTGAGTAAACACTAGAATCTCAATCATACATGACAGTGGCTCCAAGACAGCAAATAAGCCAACAAACTATCACTCCCGCTCA
Protein-coding sequences here:
- a CDS encoding Male sterility, NAD-binding; translated protein: MDSEWFRGQVFFLTGATGNLGSCLLYKLAVQLPTAKIFVLVRGSVQKAIEAWEKSMPEQVEEIVTTCKVQFFLGDMTQPNLGLSTDNLLRLQNEATAVINAAGDIALSRDLAETIPINCTAHRTLVSLLDSFTHLQRFLHISTTYVASFLPDGVVKEQIYPLYEDPVEELGKILVTGKSSYTTQFAAPYALAKHLAERLLLGGNHEFPILIVRPCLISPAVAEPYPLYGSDGAIPVHSFIQMLLRDSEYGPLKLEQTLPSHAACNEIPVDLVARTCLAHVAEGTTGVVHASADLYVSWSIGELLERMRRHAPEGAVNQVRKAGIDHGEVTAPEFYTMIQQFARDWKIECTRSAHLKYVAGPLGLDLGDHDPERFFKLRIERLAKNLFERLESAGAARNKVYPNLS
- a CDS encoding ADP-ribosylation factor-related protein 1, with protein sequence MAVTIMIFRLFSLSVALGQAAATFSLNTSGPSWDYTTKDLADTTSQACKDAYSTSINCDETLLKIVASMDPDFNPQSSDLQAMCTTTCSDSLSQYITGVKAACDKDGDLAGIASGSTYVYQAPVATVGEVFQYNYGQSCAQIGSDYCHLTYPTSDDWAQTDFPCSDECAVKFFQNAHEQPGSAYFFSYFALGNQSSYWEDTFAGGWETVVQCGDGGSDVSSVGTSASSTTTDIADSALSTSLISNKAAISKTSTPTAAMTAATPVRSTSETTSTTATSGAARLRASFLFF
- a CDS encoding Ribokinase yields the protein MATTIPTQTPSSSRKPQISVIGSLNIDFVTATPRCPGPGETLTATSLTVSAGGKGGNQAVACGRSSFTSQTTQDVSINMIGAVGAEDPYYTTLLQPALEKSGVDTTSVEQSTVAQTGSATIIVEEAIGGENRILVVPGANHSGILSDVGKILAALPSHRSTPDVVVLQGEIPRSTTLGLLEYFNDVSAEDRAKVVFNPAPVFPEGIPLSALRGTAVLIMNETEVVQMARSIDGLPVGDVVEGDDLRPEEFAPRFHERAGVEIVLITLGAKGVYFSTKTGRAGIVAGIKVAKVVDTTAAGDTFVGYFATAVARFLASGRGLVAFDDEIERAVSKANAASALCVQRRGAMQSIPFAYDIE